The Populus alba chromosome 6, ASM523922v2, whole genome shotgun sequence genome contains a region encoding:
- the LOC118048426 gene encoding pectinesterase inhibitor 3 codes for MSPPLSLFSLLFIFISFSASPNSAAARSQNAPRDIVRSSCVHASYPNLCLRTLSSYAGPANTPRDLAQAAVKVSIARARKVSNYLSTLSGLKKKRERVALSDCVEQIYDSVDELSKTLRELKHLREETFRWQMSNAQTWVSSALTNEDTCLDGFHEVESKAKDDVKRKITNVARVTSNALYMINRLDESRGRPKLGH; via the coding sequence ATgtctccccccctctctctctttagCCTTCTCTTCATCTTCATTTCCTTCTCCGCATCTCCTAACTCCGCCGCTGCAAGGTCCCAAAATGCACCGCGAGATATAGTCCGTTCATCCTGCGTCCACGCTAGCTACCCTAACCTCTGCCTCCGCACTCTTTCCTCTTATGCAGGCCCTGCCAACACCCCACGTGACCTGGCCCAAGCAGCTGTCAAGGTAAGCATTGCACGTGCCAGGAAAGTGTCAAACTACTTGAGCACACTCTCGGGTcttaagaaaaagagagagcgAGTTGCACTGAGTGATTGtgttgagcagatatatgactCGGTGGATGAGCTGAGCAAGACACTGAGAGAGTTGAAGCATTTGAGAGAGGAAACGTTTAGGTGGCAGATGAGTAATGCACAGACATGGGTCAGCTCGGCTTTGACCAACGAGGACACGTGTCTTGATGGGTTTCACGAAGTTGAAAGCAAAGCCAAGGATGATGTGAAGAGAAAGATCACTAATGTTGCTAGGGTTACTAGTAATGCTTTGTACATGATTAATCGTCTTGATGAAAGTCGTGGGAGGCCAAAGCTGGGTCATTGA
- the LOC118048110 gene encoding 3-oxoacyl-[acyl-carrier-protein] synthase II, chloroplastic yields MTGSGSLSSPLCTWIVAACMSVTCAKESKYALSPPSSTTGNRSRRRKAAAAAALKCNSNNKYNNYSSGMGGGGPSLQGLVSSCLAFEPCSHYYASNGLLRSNRKLRRLHPPALSGQAMAVAVQPTKEVETKKKPHTKQKRVVVTGLGVVSPLGHEPDVFYNNLLEGVSGVSQIEAFDCAQFSTRIAGEIKSISTDGWVSPKLAKRMDKFMLYMLIAGKKALADGGITEDMMDELNKAKCGVLIGSAMGGMKVFNDAIEALRISYKKVNPFCVPFATTNMGSAMLAMDLGWMGPNYSISTACATGNFCILNAANHIIRGEADVMLCGGSDSAIIPIGLGGFVACRALSQRNDDPTRASRPWDMNRDGFVMGEGAGVLLLEELEHAKKRGANIYAEFLGGSFTCDAYHMTEPRPDGAGIILCIEKALAQSGVSKEDVNYINAHATSTPAGDLKEYNALMHCFGRNSGLRVNSTKSMIGHLLGASGAVEAIAAVQAIRTGWVHPNINLENPEQGMDTSVLVGPKKERLDIKAALSNSFGFGGHNSSIIFAPFK; encoded by the exons ATGACGGGGTCAGGTTCATTGTCATCTCCGCTCTGCACGTGGATTGTCGCGGCGTGCATGTCGGTCACGTGCGCTAAGGAAAGCAAGTACGCTCTTTCTCCACCATCCTCGACTACTGGTAATAGAAGTCGCAGGCGgaaggctgctgctgctgctgctttgaAATGCAATAGCAATAACAAGTACAACAACTACAGCAGCGGTATGGGTGGAGGAGGACCGAGCCTGCAAGGATTAGTGAGCTCTTGTTTGGCCTTTGAACCTTGTAGTCATTACTACGCTTCTAATGGACTCCTGAGATCCAATCGCAAGCTAAGACGACTCCATCCTCCCGCTCTTTCCG ggcAAGCCATGGCTGTAGCTGTGCAACCTACAAAGGAAGTTGAGACAAAAAAGAAACCACATACAAAGCAAAAGCGAGTAGTTGTGACAGGGTTGGGTGTGGTGTCACCTCTTGGTCATGAACCAGATGTCTTCTACAACAATCTTCTTGAAGGTGTCAGTGGCGTATCTCAGATAGAGGCTTTTGACTGTGCTCAATTTTCCACT AGAATTGCTGGAGAAATCAAGTCTATCTCGACTGATGGATGGGTTTCACCAAAACTGGCTAAGAGAATGGATAAATTCATGCTTTATATGCTTATTGCTGGTAAAAAAGCTTTGGCAGATGGAGGGATTACTGAGGATATGATGGATGAGTTAAATAAAGCTAAGTGTGGAGTTTTGATTGGCTCAGCAATGGGTGGGATGAAG GTTTTCAATGATGCAATTGAAGCTTTAAGGATCTCGTACAAGAAGGTGAATCCATTTTGTGTTCCTTTTGCAACTACAAATATGGGTTCTGCCATGCTTGCAATGGATCTG GGATGGATGGGGCCAAATTATTCAATTTCCACTGCTTGTGCTACCGGCAACTTTTGTATTTTGAATGCAGCGAACCACATCATTAGAGGCGAAGCT GATGTTATGCTTTGTGGTGGCTCAGATTCAGCAATTATTCCTATTG GATTGGGGGGTTTTGTGGCATGCAGAGCACTTTCGCAGAGGAATGATGATCCGACAAGAGCTTCACGACCTTGGGATATG AATCGGGATGGATTTGTCATGGGGGAAGGAGCTGGTGTTCTGCTTCTAGAAGAATTAGAACATGCTAAG AAAAGAGGTGCCAATATCTATGCAGAGTTTCTGGGAGGGAGCTTTACTTGTGATGCTTATCACATGACTGAGCCACGTCCTGATG GGGCTGGTATCATTCTCTGCATAGAAAAGGCATTAGCACAGTCTGGGGTATCTAAAGAGGATGTGAATTACATAAATGCACATGCTACATCCACACCAGCAGGAGACCTCAAAGAGTATAATGCTCTCATGCATTGTTTTGGCCGTAACTCTGGT TTGAGGGTGAACTCAACAAAATCTATGATTGGTCACTTACTGGGAGCATCTGGTGCTGTGGAAGCCATTGCTGCAGTACAG GCAATACGGACAGGATGGGTTCATCCAAATATCAATCTAGAAAATCCAGAGCAAGGCATG gacACGAGTGTATTGGTGGGCCCAAAGAAAGAGAGACTAGACATAAAGGCTGCGCTGTCTAATTCGTTTGGGTTTGGTGGCCACAACTCATCGATCATTTTTGCCCCATTCAAGTGA
- the LOC118048109 gene encoding uncharacterized protein, giving the protein MEGIELDAPSLSFPENDFCDSILSRYSTSTQDDHHHLCAIMGTMSQELKDQNLPCTPIAYFGAACSSLDRLSSSYSDPSPYVIDSLITILSLALPRISIPILKKKRELVSNVVVRVLKLNHSVTAGAVVSGLKCVAHLLSIRDSFNWDDISQLFGVLLSFMTDSRIKVRRQSHSCIRDTLLNFQGTPALAPASEAITNSFEKFLLLAGGSNVASTDGPKGAQHVLYILDALKESLPLLSIKCVAAILKYFKTLLELRQPVVTRRVTDSLKVVCLHPGLQVPAEPLLDLLCSLALYASTNETSADNMTFTASLLDVGMKKVYSLNRQICVVKLPIVFSTLKDILASEHEEAIFAATQALKNSINSCIDDSLIKQGVDQITINKNAETRKCGPTVIEKVCAIIESLLDYHYSAVWDMVFQVVSTLFDKLGNYSSYFMRGTLKNLADMQRLPDEDFPYRKQLHESLGSALGAMGPETFLSFLPLKLEVDDLSEVNVWLFPILKQYTVGARLSFFTESVLSMVGLIKKKSRQLELDGRIISARSADALVYSLWSLLPSFCSYPLDTAESFQDLEKALCGALSEECDIRGIVCSALQVLIQQNKRIMEEQDDLTGTEVGIAEQHAIARYTLQVATDNLRVLRSSARNLLTVLSGILLESPKDDGGLLQSTICEFSSIADKEVVKRIYLKTMQKLLAVTQKATKAENSRDSNSMRIDDSSNDSRARLFDLAVSLLPGLDGEEINVLYSAVKPALQDMEGLIQKRAYKVLSIILQRYDGFITPRFGELLQLMIDVLPSCHFSAKWHRLDCIYCLIVHIPKESEQRRHEILTSFLTEIILALKEVNKRTRNRAYDVLVQIGHTFGDEENGGKKENLYQFFNMVAGGLALESPHMISAAMKGVARLAYEFSDLVSIAYKLLPSTFLLLQRKNREIIKANLGLLKVLVAKSQAEGLQMFLGSVVEGLLRWQDDTKNHFKAKVKHILEMLVKKCGMDAVKAVMPEEHMKLLTNIRKMKERGERKHAASSDETKSHMSRATTSRISRWNHTKIFSDFSDGETENSDGEYMDTKTVSGRHSKFSSQLKPKASLRSKIKHRSDKSLPEDSFDQLEDEPLDLLDRYKTRSALRSTAHLKRKQESDDDPEIDSEGRLIVREGGKLKKEKLSNPDSDARSEAGSFKSLNSKKTQKRRKTSNSGWAYTGSEYASKKAGGDVKRKDKLEPYAYWPLDRKMMSRRPEHRAAARKGMASVVKLTKKLEGKSASAALSMKLIKSNSQKKGNKRKSR; this is encoded by the exons ATGGAAGGCATCGAATTGGATGCCCCGTCACTCTCCTTCCCCGAGAATGATTTCTGCGACTCAATTCTCTCACGCTACTCCACCTCCACCCAAGACGACCACCACCACCTCTGCGCCATAATGGGCACCATGTCACAAGAACTCAAAGACCAAAACCTCCCTTGCACACCTATCGCTTACTTCGGCGCCGCATGCTCCTCCCTGGACCGCCTCTCTTCCTCCTACTCTGATCCTTCCCCTTACGTGATCGATTCTCTTATTACCATCCTCTCTCTAGCTCTTCCTCGAATTTCAATTccaatattgaagaaaaaaagagaattggtttccaatgttgttgtgcgggttttgaaattaaatcaTTCTGTTACAGCTGGAGCTGTTGTTTCGGGATTGAAATGCGTGGCTCATTTGTTGAGTATCAGAGATAGTTTTAATTGGGATGATATTTCTCAATTATTCGGAGTCTTATTAAGTTTCATGACCGATTCTCGCATAaag GTGAGAAGGCAATCCCACTCTTGTATCCGTGACACATTGCTAAATTTTCAAGGTACACCAGCATTAGCTCCGGCGAGTGAAGCAATCACCAATTCTTTCGAAAAGTTTCTTCTTCTTGCCGGTGGATCCAATGTTGCTTCTACTGATGGGCCTAAAGGAGCCCAACACGTTCTATATATTCTCGATGCCTTAAAAGAATCTCTTCCTCTTTTATCAATCAAGTGTGTGGCTGCAATTCTTAAGTACTTCAAAACTCTCCTCGAGCTGCGGCAACCTGTTGTTACTAGGCGTGTGACTGATAGTCTGAAAGTAGTTTGCTTACACCCGGGTTTACAGGTTCCGGCTGAACCATTACTCGACTTGCTATGTTCACTAGCTCTTTATGCTTCTACAAATGAGACGTCTGCGGATAACATGACATTCACTGCAAGCTTGTTGGATGTTGGAATGAAAAAAGTTTATTCCTTAAATAGGCAAATTTGCGTTGTTAAGCTACCAATTGTATTCAGTACACTCAAAG ATATTTTGGCGTCTGAACATGAGGAGGCCATCTTTGCGGCCACACAGGCATTGAAGAACTCAATAAATAGTTGTATTGATGATAGCTTGATCAAGCAGGGAGTAGATCAGATTACAATCAACAAAAATGCCGAAACTAGAAAGTGTGGGCCTACAGTTATAGAAAAAGTGTGCGCAATCATTGAAAGCTTACTTGATTATCATTACAGTGCAGTCTGGGACATGGTATTTCAAGTGGTTTCGACCTTGTTTGATAAATTag GAAActattcttcttattttatgaGAGGAACCCTTAAGAACTTGGCAGATATGCAGAGATTACCCGATGAAGATTTTCCTTACCGGAAACAG TTGCACGAATCCCTTGGATCTGCTCTTGGTGCAATGGGTCCTGAGACATTTTTAAGCTTCCTTCCTCTTAAATTAGAGGTTGATGACCTATCTGAAGTTAATGTTTGGCTCTTTCCTATTCTGAAGCAGTATACTGTTGGTGCCCGTTTAAGCTTTTTTACAGAGTCAGTTCTGAGTATGGTTGGTctgataaagaaaaaatctcGACAG CTGGAGCTAGATGGAAGGATCATCTCAGCAAGGAGTGCTGATGCTCTTGTATACTCTTTGTGGTCCTTGTTACCTTCCTTTTGCAGCTATCCTTTGGATACTGCAGAAAGTTTCCAGGATCTGGAGAAAGCTTTGTGTGGTGCACTCAGTGAAGAATGTGATATTCGTGGAATAGTTTGTTCTGCCCTGCAGGTCCTTATTCAACAGAATAAGAGAATAATGGAGGAGCAAGATGATCTAACTGGTACAGAAGTTGGTATAGCTGAACAACATGCTATTGCCCGCTATACCCTGCAGGTTGCAACAGATAATTTGAGGGTGCTTAGGTCTTCTGCTCGTAACTTGTTGACTGTTTTGTCTGGGATCCTCCTGGAATCTCCAAAAGATGACGGTGGTCTTCTGCAG TCTACAATTTGTGAGTTTTCCTCAATAGCTGATAAAGAAGTAGTTAAGAGGATCTACTTAAAGACAATGCAGAAGCTTTTGGCTGTCACACAAAAGGCCACAAAAGCTGAGAATTCTAGAGATTCCAATTCTATGCGGATTGATGATTCATCAAATGACTCGAG AGCACGGCTATTTGACCTGGCAGTTTCACTTTTGCCAGGATTGGATGGTGAAGAGATCAATGTTTTATATAGTGCAGTAAAGCCTGCATTACAG GATATGGAAGGTCTGATCCAAAAGAGGGCATACAAAGTTCTTTCAATTATTCTCCAG AGGTACGATGGATTTATTACACCACGATTTGGGGAACTGCTTCAGCTCATGATTGATGTGCTACCCTCATGCCATTTCTCTGCCAAATGGCACAGACTTGATTGTATTTACTGTCTAATAGTTCATATCCCCAAG GAATCAGAGCAGAGGAGGCATGAAATCCTTACTTCTTTCCTTACTGAAATAATACTTGCTCTGAAAGAG GTTaacaaaagaacaagaaatagAGCTTACGATGTGCTTGTCCAAATTGGTCATACCTTTGGAGATGAAGAGAATggtggaaagaaagaaaacttgtatcaattttttaacatg GTTGCTGGAGGCCTGGCTCTTGAAAGTCCTCATATGATCAGTGCAGCAATGAAAGGTGTAGCTCGTCTGGCATACGAGTTTTCAGACCTGGTTTCTATTGCTTACAAGTTGCTTCCATCCACATTTCTCCTTCTGCAGAGAAAGAACAGGGAGATTATCAAA GCTAATTTAGGTTTGTTGAAGGTACTAGTGGCCAAATCACAAGCTGAAGGGTTGCAAATGTTCCTGGGGAGTGTGGTGGAAGGCTTGCTGAGATGGCAAGATGACACCAAAAACCACTTCAAAGCTAAG GTTAAGCATATCCTGGAAATGCTAGTCAAGAAATGTGGTATGGATGCTGTGAAGGCAGTGATGCCTGAAGAACATATGAAACTCCTTACTAACATACGGAAG ATGAAGGAGCGGGGAGAGAGGAAGCATGCAGCAAGCTCTGATGAAACTAAATCTCATATGTCAAGAGCTACTACATCCAG GATAAGCAGATGGAACCATACTAAGATCTTCTCTGATTTTAGTGATGGGGAGACAGAGAACAGTGATGGTGAATATATGGATACAAAGACAGTTTCAGGTCGGCATAGCAAGTTTTCCTCCCAGCTCAAACCCAAAGCTTCACTGAG GTCTAAAATAAAACACAGGTCAGACAAGAGCTTGCCAGAAGACTCGTTTGACCAGTTAGAAGATGAGCCACTTGACCTGCTCGATCGATACAAAACACGATCAGCCCTCCGATCAACCGCACATCTTAAAAGAAAGCAGGAATCAGATGATGATCCAGAGATCGACTCCGAAGGGCGGCTGATAGTTCGTGAAGGAGGGAAACTTAAGAAGGAGAAGCTCTCCAACCCCGATTCAGATGCGAGGAGTGAAGCAGGCAGTTTCAAGTCACTGAACTCCAAGAAAACTCAGAAGCGCAGGAAAACTTCAAATTCTGGGTGGGCTTACACTGGAAGTGAATATGCCAGCAAGAAAGCTGGTGGGGATGTGAAGAGGAAGGACAAGCTTGAGCCATATGCATATTGGCCCCTGGATCGCAAGATGATGAGTCGTAGACCAGAGCATCGTGCAGCTGCTAGGAAAGGTATGGCTAGTGTTGTAAAATTGACCAAGAAGCTTGAGGGCAAGAGTGCTTCAGCTGCGCTGTCTATGAAGCTCATCAAATCTAACAGTCAGAAGAAAGGCAACAAGAGAAAGAGCAGATGA